From one Vidua chalybeata isolate OUT-0048 unplaced genomic scaffold, bVidCha1 merged haplotype W_reject_23, whole genome shotgun sequence genomic stretch:
- the LOC128783172 gene encoding serine/threonine-protein kinase pim-1-like, whose product MPRPARRPSAGPPRARPCPSRRGAASAGLSPYWLWRRWKCRSLWRWRSSAVFWLRLARALARPRPRPRPRTKPLPRFRPQPPRCRPAHAPSPTASPAASPLRAPPLVSSAAGPEPPQPGPAWQAAARRALGLPGQKSGSAVPPARAEKPPLEQLYREGPLLGSGGCGSVYSGTRLADGAPVAIKRVCRDRIPEWARLHNGALVPLELALLWMVSCPGFRGVVRLLDWFELPDGFALVMERPQRCQDLWDFLHERGFLTEPVARGLFRQVLEAVRHCTSRGVLHRDIKAENVLVDLATGEAKLIDFGCGTILQDTFYTRMSGTPEYSPPEWILFGCYHGQPATIWSLGILLYHLVCGHLPFHTNEDIVRGQLFFPPRVSQECQHLIRWCLSMDPTDRPSLEDLFEHSWLQEPCLAQETAETHPSAQ is encoded by the exons ATGCCGCGTCCCGCAAGGCGCCCctcggcggggccgccccgtgCCCGCCCCTGCCCGTCCCGCCGCGGAGCCGCCTCCGCCGGGCTCTCTCCGTACTGGCTGTGGCGCCGCTGGAAGTGCCGCTCGCTCTGGCGCTGGCGGAGCAGCGCGGTCTTTTGGCTCCGCCTGGCGCGGGCTctggcccggccccggccgagGCCCCGGCCCCGAACGAAGCCCCTGCCGCGGTTccgcccgcagccgccccgctgccgccccgcGCACGCCCCGTCGCCGACAGCGTCGCCGGCGGCTTCCCCGCTCCGAGCTCCGCCGCTCGTCAGCTcggccgccggccccgagccgccgcAGCCCGGGCCGGCTTGGCAAGCAGCAGCGCGCCGGGCGCTCGGCTTGCCGGGGCAGAAGAGCGGGAGTGCGGTGCCGCCCGCACGGGCGGAGAAgcctcccctggagcagctctacCGCGAGGGCCCGCTGCTGGGGAGCGGCGGCTGCGGCAGCGTTTACTCCGGGACCCGGCTCGCCGACGGCGCCCCG GTGGCCATCAAGCGAGTGTGCCGCGATCGCATCCCGGAGTGGGCGCGGCTG CACAACGGCGCCCTggtgcccctggagctggcGCTGCTGTGGATGGTGTCGTGCCCTGGCTTCCGCGGCGTCGTGCGGCTCCTGGACTGGTTCGAGCTGCCCGACGGCTTCGCGCTGGTCATGGAGCGTCCGCAGCGCTGTCAGGACCTCTGGGACTTCCTGCACGAGCGGGGGTTCCTGACGGAGCCCGTGGCGCGGGGGCTGTtccgccaggtgctggaggccgtgcggCACTGCACCAGCCGCGGCGTCCTGCACCGCGACATCAAGGCCGAGAACGTCCTCGTCGACCTGGCCACGGGCGAGGCGAAGCTCATCGACTTCGGCTGCGGCACGATCCTCCAGGACACGTTCTACACCCGGATGTCAG GAACGCCGGAGTACAGCCCACCGGAGTGGATCCTCTTTGGCTGCTACCATGGCCAGCCAGCCaccatctggtccctgggcatcctgctcTATCACCTGGTCTGCGGGCACCTTCCTTTCCACACAAACGAGGACATCGTCCGGGGCCAGCTCTTCTTCCCGCCCCGGGTGTCTCAAG agtgcCAGCACCTCATCAGGTGGTGTTTATCCATGGACCCCACAGACAGGCCATCACTGGAAGACCTTTTTGAGCAttcttggctgcaggagccctgcttggcccaggagacagcagagacCCATCCCTCTGCTCAGTAG
- the LOC128783177 gene encoding uncharacterized protein LOC128783177, whose translation MGKNTKGLSFKFIINAVAQSTTVYTTTTTTTRAQPPVMLTPKIFEVGPYIIRKTGQQQILFNPAWSLKQVKLLMQNNVSEIQPACSPFLQTSFQGWTTWLRQWNPPKNRVQRDITGVVGTGLGILNSIDSEVLMNKLASTTKDLTKIQQPLQSSLSALGTHQWLLSNILPNWEKINVNDSKLIIDALNATQSNVSLALSCIQAQLWMQSVAASIIRESEEGTFPTEIRKIVWDSATDFERDFQSWWNLVNFTYDPNTNTATAFVLTISNASVHLIFPIIALGLNHDGATFYPSEHREWARQINDKWQTVNLESCTIREQLGFICEGNAIIAQDICLDTEQNSCHFDIHPNETSETVLVHTGNGCACFGTTCDTVFIESTVVDTKNHSNFCACNFTKIAGCDFSFVAPVTLHELLESNLTLIHKLLPTPIGMNLTLVKQLLLHQDLIEILGKIKENGQKTLS comes from the exons atgggaaaaaacaccaaagggctttcttttaagtttataataaatgctgtagcccaatctactacggtttataccaccaccactaccaccactcgagcccagccaccagttatgcttaccccgaaaatttttgaagttggaccatatataatcaggaaaactggccaacaacagatattatttaatccagcatggtctcttaaacaagtcaaattgctgatgcaaaacaatgtctcagaaatacaaccagcttgttcaccctttttgcaaacctcttttcagggttggacaacctggctgcgacagtggaaccctcctaaaaaccGGGTGcaaagagacataactggtgtcGTGGGAACGGGACTGGGCATCCTAAATAGTATTGATTCAgaagtattaatgaataaattggcctCCACGACTAAAGATTTAACCAAAAtacagcagccactgcaatcgtccttatcggccttgggaacacatcagtggttgctatcaaacattctaccaaattgggaaaagataaatgtaaatGATAGCAAATTGAtaattgatgcacttaatgccacacaaagcaacgtttccttagctcttagctgtatccaggctcaattatggatgcagtcagttgctgcctcaattataagagaaagtgaagaaggcacttttcctactgaaattaggaaaatagtctgggacagtgccactgactttgaaagagatttccaatcctggtggaatttagtgaattttacctatgaccctaacacaaacacagccacagcatttgtgttgaccataagtaatgcctcggtgcatttgatattccctatcattgcactaggattaaatcatgatggagccactttctatccttctgaacatagagaatgggcccgtcaaattaatgacaaatggcaaactgtcaatttagagtcctgtactatccgagaacaactagggtttatctgtgaaggtaatgcaattatagctcaagatatctgtttagacacagaacaaaatagctgtcattttgacattcatcctaacgagacttctgaaacagtccttgtacaTACAGGCAATGGGTGTGCCTGCTTTGGAACcacttgtgatactgtgtttatagaaagtacagtagtagatactaaaaatcattcaaatttttgtgcttgcaactttactaaaattgcaggatgtgatttttcttttgtagctccagttaccttacatgaacttttagaatccaatctcacgttgattcacaagctattgcctactcccattgggatgaaccttactttggtaaagcaactattacttcatcaagatctaatagagatcctaggaaaaatcaaggagaatggacagaaaactctg tcctga